A single window of Nicotiana sylvestris chromosome 5, ASM39365v2, whole genome shotgun sequence DNA harbors:
- the LOC104236476 gene encoding uncharacterized protein isoform X2, protein MKIKFVIKLPKYSESYKLDLRIEDKEKLIAIRDSLKEIQNMLEFYQTLQSRQQRLYHGAFARLEESRMLLLEKINKYPTWGSKLDLIEELRECLVEGRVAFSENLAEKREKKIEDENNKKNSSSFLVICIRGLFNPWNWFRTTRIAAVALIVASATISSPVSFYKNRLQDKKIMLVPRMNIDYLDRQLAVSAGKG, encoded by the exons atgaaaatcaaaTTCGTTATCAAGTTGCCAAAGTATTCTGAAAGTTACAAACTTG ACCTTAGAATAGAAGATAAGGAGAAATTGATTGCCATTCGAGACTCATTGAAGGAAATTCAGAACATGCTTGAGTTCTACCAG ACATTACAGTCACGGCAGCAGAGACTATACCATGGAGCATTTGCCCGTTTAGAAGAAAGCAGAATGCTTCTGCTAGAAAAAATAAACAAGTATCCAACATGGGGAAGTAAACTAGACTTAATTGAAGAATTAAGAGAGTGTTTAGTTGAAGGAAGAGTTGCATTTTCTGAGAATTTggcagaaaaaagagagaagaaaattgaagatgaGAACAACAAGAAGAACAGTTCAAGTTTCTTGGTCATTTGCATAAGAGGTTTATTTAATCCATGGAACTGGTTTCGTACTACAAGAATTGCTGCCGTAGCGTTGATTGTTGCCTCTGCAACCATTTCTTCTCCAGTTAGCTTTTACAAGAATAGGCTGCAAGATAAGAAGATCATGCTTGTACCAAGAATGAATATTGATTATTTGGATCGCCAACTAGCTGTTTCAGCTGGAAAGGGATGA
- the LOC104236476 gene encoding uncharacterized protein isoform X1, translating to MKMKNTYKDLHNLTERAGILHYKITERINYEGLHFCRDCAKNGRYCGIADLRIEDKEKLIAIRDSLKEIQNMLEFYQTLQSRQQRLYHGAFARLEESRMLLLEKINKYPTWGSKLDLIEELRECLVEGRVAFSENLAEKREKKIEDENNKKNSSSFLVICIRGLFNPWNWFRTTRIAAVALIVASATISSPVSFYKNRLQDKKIMLVPRMNIDYLDRQLAVSAGKG from the exons ATGAAGATGAAAAATACTTATAAAGATTTGCATAATTTGACAGAGAGAGCAGGGATTTTACATTATAAAATCACTGAAAGAATTAATTATGAAGGATTACATTTCTGTAGAGATTGTGCTAAAAATGGTCGTTACTGTGGAATTGCAGACCTTAGAATAGAAGATAAGGAGAAATTGATTGCCATTCGAGACTCATTGAAGGAAATTCAGAACATGCTTGAGTTCTACCAG ACATTACAGTCACGGCAGCAGAGACTATACCATGGAGCATTTGCCCGTTTAGAAGAAAGCAGAATGCTTCTGCTAGAAAAAATAAACAAGTATCCAACATGGGGAAGTAAACTAGACTTAATTGAAGAATTAAGAGAGTGTTTAGTTGAAGGAAGAGTTGCATTTTCTGAGAATTTggcagaaaaaagagagaagaaaattgaagatgaGAACAACAAGAAGAACAGTTCAAGTTTCTTGGTCATTTGCATAAGAGGTTTATTTAATCCATGGAACTGGTTTCGTACTACAAGAATTGCTGCCGTAGCGTTGATTGTTGCCTCTGCAACCATTTCTTCTCCAGTTAGCTTTTACAAGAATAGGCTGCAAGATAAGAAGATCATGCTTGTACCAAGAATGAATATTGATTATTTGGATCGCCAACTAGCTGTTTCAGCTGGAAAGGGATGA